A single window of Archangium gephyra DNA harbors:
- a CDS encoding Crp/Fnr family transcriptional regulator, protein MSYESLLAQIPMFEHLAQEDLAHLSGLLQQRRYSKGEVIFHQGDVGTALFMVRRGEVAIRLSSSEGKEVILALLGRGDAFGELALLDGEPRSTDAVARDETHLLSLHQEDFRRFLSERPQVAMGLLAVLSRMVRRVTQLVHDSAFLDARARLARVLLDLARTQGQPASEGGIVIPKLTQAELANLCGVTRESANKWLRFYTREGLLTYESGQITIVDPERLRRDVD, encoded by the coding sequence ATGTCTTACGAGTCGCTGCTGGCTCAGATCCCCATGTTCGAGCACCTCGCGCAGGAGGATCTGGCGCACCTGTCGGGGCTGCTGCAGCAGCGGCGCTACAGCAAGGGCGAGGTCATCTTCCACCAGGGGGATGTGGGCACGGCCCTCTTCATGGTGCGCCGGGGCGAGGTGGCCATCCGCCTGAGCTCCTCGGAGGGCAAGGAGGTCATCCTGGCGTTGCTGGGCCGGGGGGACGCCTTCGGAGAGCTGGCGCTGCTGGACGGGGAGCCGCGCTCGACGGACGCGGTGGCGCGCGACGAGACGCACCTGCTGAGCCTGCACCAGGAGGACTTCCGGCGCTTCCTGAGCGAGCGCCCGCAGGTGGCCATGGGGCTGCTGGCGGTGCTCAGCCGGATGGTGCGGCGCGTCACCCAGCTGGTGCACGACTCGGCCTTCCTGGATGCGCGGGCGAGGCTGGCGCGGGTGCTGTTGGACCTGGCCCGGACGCAGGGTCAGCCGGCCTCGGAGGGCGGCATCGTCATCCCCAAGCTGACGCAGGCGGAGCTGGCCAACCTGTGCGGGGTGACGCGCGAGAGCGCCAACAAGTGGCTGCGCTTCTACACCCGCGAGGGGCTGCTCACGTACGAGAGCGGGCAGATCACCATCGTGGACCCCGAGCGGCTGCGCCGCGACGTGGACTGA
- a CDS encoding serine/threonine protein kinase, which translates to MSTASGNLALPARFGRYVLLNHLGRGGMADIFRGVALGAGGFAKQVVVKRVLPEATQQEAAVQMFIEEARLSALLQHMNIAQIFDFGEQRGEYFIAMEFIHGRDLYDLMKRVSARGQGIPVHLACYIAMEVLKGLDYAHRARSAAGEPLHLVHRDVNPTNIILSFEGEVKLLDFGVALVGSSGGDIATNVRGKPGYIPPEQLARKKPDGRGDIFALGITLYEMLSRRHAFKPGAVMDVLKQTVALKARPLRLQDAAPFLPEPLCTVVNRCILANPDERYQSAADVLDALDEFLLSAGLRVSQRDLAALMASYYEPEVRAPPVQPPIPPALLAQEPAPTQPAAPTYAVREPGGGLSLTKLGEDDVRLLFASGKLSPQAQVSQSGGPFLPPSAFPGLSATAAAAQERLEARLAKAKPPRFAGNVGSVAPLRVLARLMLAKATGRLHFEQNRAHKELFLKAGQIIAVRSSLATDRFGPFLLQTGKLSVEQWQRAVEHTRPFSGRLLDALLAARVLSPSELAEWTREHRRTVALSLLGWTGGRYAFFEGEAPITDGTEERLGGLALLNEGLRAHYPLERLVREQESLRHKPLHRNPDPPVAASDLALSATELRASSLLNKPGNTLTAALAELKRPEDEVALRRVALLFTEVGLLAA; encoded by the coding sequence ATGAGCACGGCGTCCGGGAACCTCGCGCTGCCGGCCCGCTTCGGCCGGTATGTGCTGCTCAACCACCTGGGCCGCGGCGGCATGGCGGACATCTTCCGCGGCGTGGCGCTCGGCGCCGGCGGCTTCGCCAAGCAGGTGGTCGTCAAGCGCGTGCTCCCGGAGGCCACCCAGCAGGAGGCCGCGGTGCAGATGTTCATCGAGGAGGCGCGGCTCTCCGCGCTCCTCCAGCACATGAACATCGCCCAGATTTTCGACTTCGGAGAGCAGCGCGGCGAGTACTTCATCGCCATGGAGTTCATCCATGGCCGGGACCTGTATGACCTGATGAAGCGGGTGTCGGCCCGGGGGCAGGGCATCCCCGTGCACCTGGCCTGCTACATCGCCATGGAGGTGCTCAAGGGGCTGGATTACGCGCACCGCGCACGCTCGGCGGCGGGCGAGCCGCTCCACCTGGTGCACCGCGACGTCAACCCCACCAACATCATCCTCTCCTTCGAGGGAGAGGTGAAGCTGCTGGACTTCGGCGTGGCGCTGGTGGGCAGCTCCGGCGGCGACATCGCCACCAACGTGCGCGGCAAGCCGGGCTACATCCCCCCCGAGCAGCTCGCCCGCAAGAAGCCGGACGGGCGCGGCGACATCTTCGCCCTGGGCATCACCCTCTACGAGATGCTGTCGCGGCGCCACGCCTTCAAGCCCGGCGCGGTGATGGACGTGCTCAAGCAGACGGTGGCCCTCAAGGCCCGGCCCCTGCGCCTGCAGGACGCGGCCCCCTTCCTGCCCGAGCCGCTGTGCACCGTCGTCAACCGGTGCATCCTCGCCAACCCGGACGAGCGCTACCAGTCGGCCGCCGACGTGCTCGACGCGCTGGACGAGTTCCTGCTGTCCGCCGGCCTGCGCGTGTCCCAGCGAGACCTGGCCGCGCTGATGGCCAGCTACTACGAGCCGGAGGTGCGCGCCCCGCCCGTGCAGCCGCCCATCCCCCCGGCCCTGCTGGCCCAGGAGCCAGCCCCCACCCAGCCCGCGGCCCCCACCTACGCGGTGCGCGAGCCGGGCGGCGGCCTCTCCCTCACGAAGCTGGGCGAGGACGACGTGCGGCTGCTCTTCGCCTCCGGGAAGCTGTCACCCCAGGCCCAGGTGTCCCAGTCCGGCGGCCCCTTCCTTCCGCCCTCCGCCTTCCCCGGCCTGAGCGCCACGGCCGCCGCGGCCCAGGAGCGCCTCGAGGCCCGGCTCGCCAAGGCGAAACCGCCCCGCTTCGCCGGCAACGTGGGCAGCGTGGCGCCCCTGCGCGTCCTGGCCCGGTTGATGCTCGCCAAGGCCACCGGCCGGCTCCACTTCGAGCAGAACCGCGCCCACAAGGAGCTCTTCCTCAAGGCGGGGCAGATCATCGCCGTGCGCTCCAGCCTCGCCACGGATCGCTTCGGCCCCTTCCTGCTCCAGACGGGCAAGCTGTCCGTGGAGCAGTGGCAGCGCGCCGTGGAGCACACGCGCCCCTTCTCCGGACGGCTGCTGGACGCGCTGCTCGCCGCCCGCGTCCTCTCCCCCTCCGAGCTGGCCGAGTGGACGCGCGAGCACCGCCGCACCGTGGCCCTCAGCCTGCTCGGCTGGACGGGCGGCCGCTACGCCTTCTTCGAGGGCGAGGCCCCCATCACCGACGGCACCGAGGAGCGCCTGGGCGGGCTCGCCCTGCTCAACGAGGGCCTGCGCGCGCACTACCCGCTGGAGCGGCTGGTGCGCGAACAGGAGTCCCTGCGCCACAAGCCCCTCCACCGCAACCCGGACCCTCCCGTCGCGGCCAGCGACCTGGCGCTCTCCGCCACTGAACTGCGCGCCTCCTCACTGCTCAACAAGCCGGGAAATACCCTCACCGCCGCCCTTGCGGAACTCAAGCGTCCGGAGGATGAAGTAGCCTTGCGCCGTGTGGCGCTGCTCTTCACGGAGGTAGGGCTCCTGGCGGCCTGA
- a CDS encoding J domain-containing protein, translating into MSQDPSHDRNPFEVLGLQATEDLAAIRKAFLRIAAQSHPDRLRMKSPEEKAQALELFLGAKKAFEVLSQPDKRREWSERMARTRPRTPSTPLAPPPEAPSAPAPLRPAFTPAHGVPVAPRPAFTPAHGVPVAPAAPGAPTGPRPSSGVQPAAVALQLYKLGMLALEGFDHAKALDLFSKAARLSPTPRNQAMELVCRGHQYLSTRFFDRARESFERALQLLPECREARVGLELLDKQSGRYLKGR; encoded by the coding sequence ATGTCCCAGGACCCCTCTCACGACAGGAACCCCTTCGAGGTGCTCGGGCTGCAAGCCACGGAGGACCTGGCCGCCATCCGCAAGGCCTTCCTGCGCATCGCCGCGCAGTCCCACCCGGACCGGCTCCGGATGAAGTCCCCCGAGGAGAAGGCCCAGGCCCTGGAGCTCTTCCTCGGCGCCAAGAAGGCCTTCGAGGTGCTCTCCCAGCCGGACAAGCGGCGCGAGTGGAGCGAGCGCATGGCTCGCACCCGGCCGCGGACCCCCAGCACCCCGCTGGCACCACCCCCCGAGGCCCCGAGCGCCCCGGCGCCCCTGCGCCCCGCCTTCACTCCCGCCCACGGCGTCCCCGTCGCCCCGCGTCCCGCCTTCACCCCCGCCCACGGCGTCCCCGTCGCCCCAGCCGCTCCGGGCGCTCCCACCGGACCCCGGCCCTCCTCCGGCGTGCAGCCCGCGGCGGTGGCGCTCCAGCTCTACAAGCTGGGCATGCTCGCCCTGGAGGGCTTCGACCACGCCAAGGCGCTGGACCTGTTCTCCAAGGCCGCCAGGCTGTCGCCCACGCCCCGCAACCAGGCCATGGAGCTGGTGTGCCGCGGCCATCAGTACCTCAGCACCCGCTTCTTCGATCGGGCCCGCGAGAGCTTCGAGCGCGCCCTCCAGCTGCTGCCCGAGTGCCGCGAGGCCCGCGTGGGCCTGGAGCTGCTCGACAAGCAGTCCGGCCGCTACCTCAAGGGCCGCTAG
- a CDS encoding phospholipase D-like domain-containing protein → MPLRWILPLVPFVLSLACAAPAPALRATASEVPGLELVESSPVETTLDHADIPDAWQVWPEMVNGATRTLDVAQFYVSNAPGSRLEPVIGAIEAAADRGVKVRVLAEEKFYKQYPETLERLAKRPGVEVRRLDTAKVFGGGVLHAKYFVVDGREAYLGSQNFDWRALEHIQELGLRLRVPEVVRSLADIFEQDWALAVGAQAPATAAVGGPFPASYAGSTVRVTPAHSPEGHLPDPATWDLPKLVKLIDGAKRSVRVQLLTYKAKSRDGGPFPELEDALKRAAGRGVKVELLVADWGKRKGTIEGLQALQSPPGLTVKLVTIPQWSGGFIPFARVVHAKYMVVDGERAWLGTSNWERDYFTQSRNVGVIVEGEAFAARLERFFQDTWASPYAAEVDPKAAYTAPDISGTP, encoded by the coding sequence ATGCCCCTGAGATGGATCCTCCCGCTCGTCCCCTTCGTGCTGTCCCTCGCGTGTGCCGCGCCCGCGCCGGCCCTGCGTGCCACCGCCTCCGAGGTTCCCGGACTGGAGCTGGTGGAGAGCAGCCCTGTGGAGACGACGCTGGACCACGCGGACATTCCAGACGCCTGGCAGGTGTGGCCGGAGATGGTGAACGGGGCCACGCGGACGCTGGACGTGGCGCAGTTCTACGTGAGCAACGCGCCGGGCAGCCGGCTGGAGCCGGTGATTGGAGCCATCGAGGCGGCGGCGGACCGGGGCGTGAAGGTGCGGGTGCTCGCGGAGGAGAAGTTCTACAAGCAGTACCCGGAGACGCTGGAGCGGCTGGCGAAGCGGCCGGGCGTCGAGGTGCGCCGGCTGGACACGGCGAAGGTGTTCGGGGGCGGCGTGCTGCACGCGAAGTACTTCGTGGTGGACGGGCGCGAGGCGTACCTGGGCAGCCAGAACTTCGACTGGCGCGCGCTGGAGCACATCCAGGAGCTCGGGCTGCGCCTCCGGGTGCCCGAGGTGGTGCGCTCCCTGGCGGACATCTTCGAGCAGGACTGGGCACTGGCCGTGGGAGCCCAGGCGCCCGCGACGGCGGCGGTGGGCGGCCCGTTCCCGGCGAGCTACGCGGGGAGCACCGTGCGCGTGACGCCCGCGCACAGCCCCGAGGGCCACCTGCCGGACCCGGCCACGTGGGACCTGCCGAAGCTGGTGAAGCTCATCGACGGGGCGAAGCGCTCGGTGCGGGTGCAGCTGCTCACGTACAAGGCGAAGAGCCGTGACGGCGGCCCCTTCCCCGAGCTGGAGGACGCGCTGAAGCGGGCGGCGGGGCGCGGGGTGAAGGTGGAGCTGCTGGTGGCGGACTGGGGCAAGCGCAAGGGCACCATCGAGGGCCTGCAGGCATTGCAGTCACCGCCGGGGCTGACGGTGAAGCTGGTCACGATTCCGCAGTGGTCGGGAGGCTTCATCCCGTTCGCACGCGTGGTGCACGCCAAGTACATGGTGGTGGACGGGGAGCGGGCGTGGCTGGGCACGAGCAACTGGGAGCGCGACTACTTCACGCAGAGCCGCAACGTGGGCGTCATCGTGGAGGGCGAGGCGTTCGCGGCCCGGCTCGAGCGCTTCTTCCAGGACACGTGGGCGAGCCCCTATGCGGCCGAGGTGGATCCCAAGGCGGCCTACACGGCGCCGGACATCAGCGGCACACCGTGA
- a CDS encoding Hsp70 family protein, whose amino-acid sequence MGLVLGIDLGTTNSCMAVADPATGHARVLPNREGERTTPSVIGFDVSGKVTVGSAARRQAVLHPRDTVFGVKRLMGRRFSDPAVQQLRRLLPYEVVADPSGNAAVRVHGQVMTPAEVSSHVLRYLKESAEAQLGQSVEGAVITVPAYFDEVQRQETKAAGQRAGLTVHRLLNEPTAAMLASRFDESRAENIAVFDLGGGTFDISLLHVEDEVVQVLATSGDNFLGGDNVDELVVDALRRIFLKQTGVDLAHSPEALWRLKDAAESTKRALSELEQTVIDLPFLGAAAEGPLHLSIPSFSRTLLENLANRELERLRAPCEQALQDAGLQVEDIHRVVLVGGMTRMPAVRARAEKLLGRPGERSVNPDEAVAVGAAIEADIVAGTSPDLPRVLLLDVLSRSLGIRTEGGRFSVLIPRNTTIPTRETKVFATTLDQQTHVDLEVYQGEAPTVDGNRYLGELQLAGLPAAPAGTVRVEVDFTIDADGILQVTAREPATGRKAEVTLRPPTATSP is encoded by the coding sequence ATGGGACTCGTTCTCGGAATCGATCTGGGCACGACGAATAGCTGCATGGCCGTGGCGGACCCCGCCACGGGCCACGCTCGCGTGCTGCCCAATCGCGAGGGCGAGCGCACCACCCCCTCCGTCATCGGCTTCGACGTCTCCGGCAAGGTGACGGTGGGCAGCGCCGCCCGCCGCCAGGCCGTCCTCCACCCGCGCGACACCGTCTTCGGCGTGAAGCGCCTCATGGGCCGGCGCTTCTCGGACCCCGCCGTGCAGCAACTGCGCCGGCTGCTGCCCTATGAGGTCGTGGCCGACCCCTCCGGCAACGCGGCGGTGCGCGTGCACGGCCAGGTGATGACCCCGGCCGAGGTGTCCAGCCATGTGCTGCGCTACCTCAAGGAGAGCGCCGAGGCCCAGCTGGGCCAGAGCGTGGAGGGCGCCGTCATCACCGTGCCCGCCTACTTCGACGAGGTGCAGCGCCAGGAGACGAAGGCCGCCGGCCAGCGCGCCGGCCTCACCGTGCACCGGCTCCTCAACGAGCCCACCGCGGCCATGCTCGCCTCCCGCTTCGACGAGTCGCGCGCGGAGAACATCGCCGTCTTCGACCTGGGCGGCGGCACCTTCGACATCTCCCTGCTGCACGTGGAGGACGAGGTGGTGCAGGTGCTCGCCACCAGCGGCGACAACTTCCTGGGCGGAGACAACGTCGACGAGCTCGTGGTGGACGCGCTGCGCCGCATCTTCCTCAAGCAGACCGGCGTGGACCTGGCCCACAGCCCCGAGGCCCTCTGGCGCCTCAAGGACGCCGCCGAGTCCACCAAGCGCGCCCTCTCCGAGCTGGAGCAGACGGTCATCGACCTGCCCTTCCTCGGCGCCGCCGCCGAGGGGCCCCTGCACCTGTCCATCCCCTCCTTCTCGCGCACCCTGCTGGAGAACCTGGCCAACCGCGAGCTGGAGCGGCTGCGCGCCCCCTGCGAGCAGGCCCTCCAGGACGCGGGCCTCCAGGTGGAGGACATCCACCGCGTCGTCCTCGTGGGCGGCATGACACGCATGCCCGCGGTGCGCGCCCGCGCCGAGAAGCTCCTGGGCCGGCCCGGCGAGCGCTCCGTCAACCCCGACGAGGCCGTGGCCGTCGGCGCCGCGATCGAGGCGGACATCGTCGCCGGCACCTCGCCCGACCTGCCCCGGGTGCTGCTGCTGGACGTGCTCTCGCGCAGCCTCGGCATCCGCACCGAGGGCGGCCGCTTCAGCGTCCTCATCCCCCGCAACACCACCATCCCCACCCGCGAGACGAAGGTCTTCGCCACCACCCTCGACCAGCAGACCCACGTGGACCTCGAGGTGTACCAGGGCGAGGCGCCCACCGTGGACGGCAACCGCTACCTCGGCGAGCTGCAGCTGGCCGGCCTGCCCGCCGCGCCCGCCGGCACCGTGCGCGTGGAGGTGGACTTCACCATCGACGCGGATGGCATCCTCCAGGTCACCGCCCGCGAGCCCGCCACCGGCCGCAAGGCCGAGGTGACCCTGCGCCCGCCCACCGCCACCTCGCCCTGA
- a CDS encoding sensor histidine kinase, whose amino-acid sequence MKPIEMTLRSRVLLFAAVAVGCVALAGGALVTLARRGEEGLGQMLAIQAQMEVYGRVTDDAFGYLHALLHASETGGDTQAVLEEQERRFESALSHLRELVREEHVGGPGTEELEYIEQLQRALHRWLRNSEERVRLAPAGAAEALLLHDALKAFRENVTPHLERAWASASADLEFHKRKGRRELRIGQGVGVAVPVLALVLVLSMASVIYVNMRRALGTLLEHAQRMGEGDLDSELPVKGERDEYDLMARAINRMATQLRAAARERERYNALLEQTVRQRTAELEQTNARLTDSLQQLQAAQSQLLFADRLATVGQLAAGVGHELNNPLAFVLSNLNYAQQVVTEMEAAPSPVERRELLESLADAREGAERVRLIVRDLRMLSHPDDQEMGPVDLVKVVRSAAKMAAHEIRGRAKLVQAVENVPPVHGNSARLCQVFLNLLINAAHAIAPGAVERNEINLSARVDGTHRVTVEVRDTGSGIPKDKLERIFEPFFTTKPAGEGSGLGLSVCKSIISSHGGDISVESEPGQGTTFRVSLPVYGGEARA is encoded by the coding sequence ATGAAGCCAATCGAGATGACATTGCGCAGCCGGGTGCTGCTCTTCGCGGCGGTGGCGGTGGGGTGTGTGGCGCTGGCGGGAGGCGCCCTCGTCACGCTGGCGCGCCGGGGCGAGGAGGGCCTGGGGCAGATGCTCGCCATCCAGGCGCAGATGGAGGTGTACGGCCGGGTGACGGACGACGCCTTCGGGTACCTGCACGCGCTGCTCCACGCGAGTGAGACGGGCGGGGACACCCAGGCCGTGCTCGAGGAGCAGGAGCGGCGCTTCGAGTCGGCGCTCTCCCATCTGCGGGAGCTGGTGCGCGAAGAGCATGTGGGCGGCCCCGGGACGGAGGAGCTGGAGTACATCGAGCAGTTGCAGCGGGCGTTACACCGCTGGCTGAGGAACTCCGAGGAGCGGGTGAGACTGGCGCCGGCCGGGGCGGCGGAGGCCCTGCTGCTGCATGACGCGCTCAAGGCCTTCCGGGAGAACGTGACGCCGCACCTGGAGCGGGCGTGGGCCTCGGCGAGCGCGGACCTGGAGTTTCACAAGCGCAAGGGCCGGCGGGAGCTGAGGATTGGCCAGGGGGTGGGCGTGGCCGTGCCGGTGCTGGCCCTGGTGCTGGTGCTGTCGATGGCGTCCGTCATCTACGTGAACATGCGGCGCGCGCTGGGGACGCTGCTGGAGCACGCGCAGCGCATGGGCGAGGGGGACCTGGACAGCGAGCTGCCCGTGAAGGGCGAGCGTGACGAGTACGACTTGATGGCCCGGGCCATCAACCGCATGGCCACCCAGCTCCGGGCCGCGGCGCGGGAGCGCGAGCGCTACAACGCCCTGCTGGAGCAGACCGTGCGGCAGCGCACCGCCGAGCTGGAGCAGACCAATGCGCGGCTCACCGACAGCCTCCAGCAGCTGCAGGCCGCCCAGTCGCAGCTGCTCTTCGCGGACCGGCTCGCCACGGTGGGCCAGCTGGCGGCGGGCGTGGGCCATGAGCTGAACAACCCGCTGGCCTTCGTGCTCAGCAACCTCAACTACGCGCAGCAGGTGGTGACGGAGATGGAGGCGGCGCCCTCGCCGGTGGAGCGCCGGGAGCTGCTGGAGTCGCTCGCGGACGCGCGCGAGGGGGCCGAGCGGGTGCGCCTCATCGTCCGGGACCTGCGGATGCTGTCCCACCCGGATGACCAGGAGATGGGGCCGGTGGACCTGGTGAAGGTGGTGCGCAGCGCGGCGAAGATGGCGGCGCACGAGATTCGCGGCCGCGCGAAGCTGGTGCAGGCGGTGGAGAACGTGCCGCCGGTGCACGGCAACAGCGCGCGCCTGTGCCAGGTGTTCCTCAACCTGCTCATCAACGCGGCGCACGCGATTGCCCCGGGCGCGGTGGAGCGCAATGAGATCAACCTCTCCGCCCGGGTGGACGGCACCCACCGCGTCACCGTGGAGGTGCGCGACACGGGCAGCGGCATTCCCAAGGACAAGCTGGAGCGCATCTTCGAGCCGTTCTTCACCACCAAGCCCGCGGGCGAGGGCAGCGGGCTGGGGCTGTCGGTGTGCAAGAGCATCATCTCCTCGCACGGCGGGGACATCTCCGTGGAGAGCGAGCCGGGCCAGGGCACCACCTTCCGCGTGAGCCTGCCGGTGTATGGAGGCGAGGCTCGCGCGTGA
- a CDS encoding TonB-dependent receptor, which translates to MTGTVTTQENEPLPSAVVQLRNMSTGTTFTAVTGSTGTYLLDNIPPGGPYTLTVNMEGFYPATRTGMQLVLGQRFNIDLKLRQFEEFQEEMTVTAEPVDELQDQGRTGPSMTMDAEQMTSLPLAGRNFTDLISTTPQVSGNAMAGQNSRYNNIQVDGAAYNDIFGLAGSGTPGGQAGAKPISIEAIQSFVVQVSPFDVRYGNFAGGMVNAITKSGTNDFHGSVFGYTQNKSLAGRQSDPTFLGYNIWQFGGSLGGPIIKDKVHFFIATDLQERSSAFGNQFQIGGVNEADDRARAGFTQADADRFSRILADKYGVSNPGTALGTQLRNPDRNVFAKISTGVIPNSYLEISYNFVGALQDSLLRAPTGPSLPTATSPGRLRDGYQLSNSGYAQTVNTHTARAKLTSTFLDGKLSNEFLAGFSILRDARDAAQDIPLILVKAGKLGANDSWLAAGSERFSQLNKLDQDIFQIQDSLTLVAGDHQLTAGTSTEFFRLRNAFLQAATGVWAFDSLDAFEAGTPSAFQRRFGVSPLQEPGTAAFTVAQPGFYLQDNWTPFKNLTLTPGIRLDVPFLSRANTNERLVNNEALPINTGEVPSGNILWSPRLGVNWDVEGNSNTIVRGGVGVFSGRPPYVWVSNAYSINGLSQVELTCQGATIPAFTLDPNAQPFTCDGATAPSAPTNQGEIDYFDPKTRYPQNFRVAVGADRRLPWGIIATADLLYTQDINGWYTTDENLVNQGQSGEGRSLYGTFAATGFRANSTRRDPANLAQAIRVFNKNGGRVYNGTLQLQKQIQDILDVSVGYSYTDAKDLISLTSAQALSNFQFAPVDGSLENRNLRPSAFDRTHRLTFTATGQLPLGFNAGIIYTGQSGQPYSWTVNGDVNADGINGNDLAFIPADPSQISLQGDAAAQAAQYEALSRFIDSQQCLKESKGRIIERGACRNPWQNLFNVRLGWNAPEFVKGQRLEVQADIFNVLNFLYPKWGLFEQEAQFENHASSFLRAVGYDAANNRPIYSFTEPAAVRNVVYSSTSSRWRIQLGARYVF; encoded by the coding sequence GTGACCGGCACCGTGACCACCCAGGAGAACGAGCCGCTCCCGAGCGCCGTGGTGCAACTGCGCAACATGTCCACGGGCACCACCTTCACGGCGGTGACCGGGTCGACGGGTACCTACCTCCTCGACAACATCCCCCCGGGCGGACCGTACACCCTCACGGTCAACATGGAGGGCTTCTACCCGGCCACCCGCACCGGCATGCAGCTGGTGCTGGGTCAGCGGTTCAACATCGACCTGAAGCTGCGCCAGTTCGAGGAGTTCCAGGAGGAGATGACCGTCACGGCGGAGCCGGTGGACGAGCTCCAGGACCAGGGCCGCACCGGCCCCTCGATGACCATGGACGCCGAGCAGATGACCAGTCTGCCGCTGGCGGGCCGCAACTTCACCGACCTCATCTCGACCACGCCGCAGGTGAGCGGCAATGCGATGGCGGGCCAGAACAGCCGCTACAACAACATCCAGGTCGACGGCGCGGCCTACAATGACATCTTCGGACTGGCGGGCTCCGGCACGCCGGGCGGCCAGGCCGGCGCCAAGCCCATCTCCATCGAGGCCATCCAGAGCTTCGTGGTGCAGGTGTCCCCGTTCGACGTGCGCTACGGCAACTTCGCCGGCGGCATGGTGAACGCCATCACCAAGAGCGGCACCAACGACTTCCACGGCTCGGTCTTCGGCTACACGCAGAACAAGAGCCTCGCCGGCCGCCAGTCCGACCCGACCTTCCTCGGCTACAACATCTGGCAGTTCGGCGGCAGCCTCGGCGGTCCCATCATCAAGGACAAGGTGCACTTCTTCATCGCCACCGACCTGCAGGAGCGCAGCTCGGCGTTCGGCAACCAGTTCCAGATCGGCGGAGTGAACGAGGCGGACGACCGGGCCCGCGCGGGCTTCACCCAGGCCGACGCGGACCGGTTCAGCCGCATCCTCGCCGACAAGTACGGCGTCTCCAACCCGGGCACCGCCCTGGGCACGCAGCTGCGCAACCCGGACCGCAACGTCTTCGCGAAGATCAGCACGGGCGTCATCCCCAACAGCTACCTGGAGATCTCCTACAACTTCGTGGGTGCCCTGCAGGACTCGCTGCTCCGCGCGCCCACCGGGCCGAGCCTGCCGACGGCGACCTCGCCGGGCCGCCTGCGCGACGGCTACCAGCTGTCCAACAGCGGCTACGCCCAGACGGTCAACACCCATACCGCCCGGGCGAAGCTGACCTCGACCTTCCTCGATGGCAAGCTCTCCAACGAGTTCCTGGCGGGCTTCTCCATCCTCCGCGACGCGCGCGATGCCGCCCAGGACATCCCGCTCATCCTGGTCAAGGCCGGCAAGCTCGGCGCGAATGACTCGTGGCTGGCGGCGGGCTCCGAGCGCTTCTCCCAGCTCAACAAGCTGGACCAGGACATCTTCCAGATCCAGGACAGCCTCACCCTGGTGGCGGGTGACCACCAGCTCACCGCCGGCACCAGCACCGAGTTCTTCCGCCTGCGCAACGCCTTCCTCCAGGCGGCCACCGGCGTGTGGGCCTTCGACAGCCTGGACGCCTTCGAGGCCGGCACCCCGAGCGCCTTCCAGCGCCGCTTCGGCGTCAGCCCCCTGCAGGAGCCGGGCACGGCCGCCTTCACCGTGGCGCAGCCGGGCTTCTACCTGCAGGACAACTGGACGCCGTTCAAGAACCTGACGCTCACGCCCGGCATCCGGCTCGACGTGCCTTTCCTGTCTCGCGCCAACACCAACGAGCGGCTCGTGAACAACGAAGCGCTCCCCATCAACACGGGCGAGGTGCCGAGCGGCAACATCCTCTGGTCGCCCCGCCTGGGTGTGAACTGGGACGTGGAGGGCAACTCCAACACCATCGTCCGCGGTGGCGTGGGCGTCTTCTCGGGCCGGCCGCCCTACGTGTGGGTGTCCAACGCGTACAGCATCAACGGGCTCTCGCAGGTGGAGCTGACGTGCCAGGGCGCGACGATTCCGGCGTTCACCCTCGACCCCAACGCCCAGCCCTTCACCTGTGACGGCGCCACCGCTCCGTCGGCGCCCACCAACCAGGGTGAGATCGACTACTTCGACCCGAAGACCCGGTACCCGCAGAACTTCCGCGTGGCGGTCGGCGCGGACCGCCGCCTGCCCTGGGGCATCATCGCCACCGCCGATCTGCTCTACACGCAGGACATCAACGGCTGGTACACCACCGACGAGAACCTGGTGAACCAGGGCCAGAGCGGCGAGGGCCGCTCGCTGTACGGCACCTTCGCCGCGACGGGCTTCCGGGCCAACTCCACCCGCCGCGATCCGGCCAACCTCGCCCAGGCCATCCGGGTGTTCAACAAGAACGGCGGGCGCGTCTACAACGGCACCCTGCAGCTGCAGAAGCAGATCCAGGACATCCTGGATGTGAGCGTGGGCTACAGCTACACGGACGCGAAGGATCTCATCTCGCTCACGAGCGCCCAGGCCCTCTCCAACTTCCAGTTCGCGCCCGTGGACGGAAGCCTCGAGAACCGCAACCTCCGGCCGTCGGCGTTCGACCGCACCCACCGCCTCACCTTCACCGCCACCGGCCAGCTGCCCCTCGGCTTCAACGCGGGCATCATCTACACGGGCCAGTCCGGTCAGCCCTACAGCTGGACCGTCAACGGTGACGTGAACGCGGACGGCATCAACGGCAACGACCTGGCGTTCATCCCGGCGGACCCCAGCCAGATCTCCCTCCAGGGTGACGCCGCCGCGCAGGCCGCGCAGTACGAGGCCCTGAGCAGGTTCATCGACAGCCAGCAGTGCCTGAAGGAGTCCAAGGGCCGCATCATCGAGCGCGGCGCGTGCCGCAACCCGTGGCAGAACCTCTTCAACGTCCGGCTCGGCTGGAACGCGCCGGAGTTCGTGAAGGGCCAGCGGCTGGAAGTGCAGGCGGACATCTTCAACGTCCTGAACTTCCTCTACCCCAAGTGGGGCCTCTTCGAGCAGGAGGCGCAGTTCGAGAACCACGCCTCGTCGTTCCTGCGCGCGGTGGGTTACGACGCGGCGAACAACCGCCCGATCTACAGCTTCACCGAGCCCGCGGCGGTGCGGAACGTCGTGTACAGCTCCACCTCGTCGCGGTGGCGCATCCAGCTGGGCGCGCGGTACGTGTTCTAG